The sequence cggcgtcccTCGTTCTGTTTCGGGAGGCGGCGTGCGGCCGGTCTCTTGCTGGATCCGTCCGGATCTGGCTTTGGGGGCCGGCTGGCGGCGCCTGGCTCCggtggtgcgtgcccggcggctccgGCGCTTGGAGCTCGCCAGGCGACACGGGTAGGGTAGCGGCCGAGCGTGGCTGCtgctccggccgtgggcggcggcatGGGTAGGTCTCAGTGGCCTACCGGTGTCGTGGCGGCTTCACGGTGGCTCGATGGATCTACCCGCAGCAACGGCCGGCTTCTCCGGCGTCGGTTTGTCTGCGTTCGGCCGTCTCGACCTTCATCCCATCTCCTCGTCGCCCGGGCGCTACTCCCATCAAAGGGCTGGTcctctcccagctgcggtccaccgctcgtctcgcgcccgatgCCGCAGGACAGAGCTCGTCTCAcgcacgatgcagcaggaccgagctcgtctcgcgcacgatgcagcaggactgacctcgcCCCCCTCTCGTTGCTGCAGGGCCGAGCTCATCTCGCGCTTGGGGCAGCAGGATGGGTCGGTGGATGCCAGTTCtggccgacctattgggtctcgACGCTGCCCAGGGGCGCGAAAGGTGGGACCTTCCCGCTCGTCTCTTTCGTTGGGGTGCGGCGGGTCacgggtgaggtggtgtcgaggtcttggatgttggggcggcggccctggttgTGGTGGTTGCGCGGTGCTCTTGGACAAAGCCTGTGCCTTGGTGTTGCCCGGTcaccatggtcgtgtgggcggcgtggttgccggggtgtggcgttcggtggcggtgaatgttggccgaggtgaaaacctgctctatctttgGACGGACCGACGGCGGCGAAGATCGTTCCCTTTTTGAAGGCTTCGTcacggctctcattgcccgtcatgcggcttcgggggaaactctgatccttggatcgggcggtggcggcgctccggcgtcgtaTTCtttctgaaggcgccgccttggagcgcaTGGTTCGTCATGTGTAGCTTCATATCTTCGGGGCGGTAGTGCTAggagtggtgttgctgcgctcagcgcctttaTATCCTGtcctgggtgtgtgcgtgtgttgcggtgGCGTGGCATGTGGTTGTACTGGATGTTTATGATtttgtgctttatatataaagcgggtcgaaagcctttttttttaattttttaagtaataaagcgcttTTTTGAAAACAATATCCGCTATGGTAAAAAAAAAAGTCCTGGTTGCCGTCCTGCCCACAATCCCGCGATCAGTATCTCCGTTGTTGGTTTGTAGTACTATCAACCAGTATATAGCAGATCAAAAGATCTCGCGGCGTCGGACCTTAACGATTGTTCGACCTAATCGCAGACCAAAAATCAGAGAGGAAAAGGCCTCGAGATATACCAGCGgctggacgccgtcgccgcccgccttTCCTGTCTTCGACGCTTCGCCCGGCGGCGTCTCCTGGAGTTGGCCCGTGGCGCCGCTAGGCCCTCCTGTCTCCGGCGCTTTGTCGGGCCGCTTCTCCTGGCCTTGGCCCGCCGCGTCGACGGCCTCCTCTGCCTTCTGCGCTTCCTCCGATGGCTTCTCCGGCAACGGCACCGCCAGCCCCATCGTCCTAACTAGGGTTCTTCTGTGGAAAGGGGGATTTGGGAATGGGGAACGAAGGTGGATGACCAGGAGACTAAGGAAGGTCGCGAGTGCCGGGTGGACTGATTCTGCACCTGACTTCCGTTGCAATTGCCTATATCTTGACTGTAAACCTGCTACGTTATTATAGAATGGATGAATTGATCCTTCAACCCCTAAAAGAAGTGATGGATGGCCACGATATCTCGTCAAAGATCATCGCTCGCCTTGGATCATTACACGAGTAGGTATAGGAGGGATCTTTTTTTTAGGAACGCAGGTCCTTTTCTTTTTATGGGCTGAGAAATTAGGTCTGGGAGGTCATGCTGGGCCTTAGGCTTGTGGGAGTATCACCATTTGTTTCATTGGAAGGACACCCATGATTTATCTGAAAAATGTATTTAGTACAATCACAAAAGAATACATTATATTTTTAGCATAAAAATCGCAAaaatgttttatttttattttgagacaatcacaaaagaGCTGGTCTCCCGGCAGAGGAGCCCATGCTAAAACCGAACACTGCAGCCCGCTTGAACATTTCACAACCGAAGCAGAACTCATTGGAAGCCTATttgggcatttcctatttggcgccaaAGGTACCAGTTAACGTGCATTTTCGTTAATTTTTTTCTGAGACAATGCATTTTCATTAACTGGCGCCTGTGGCGTCCGTGAATGGTCCGGCCCATCTAGGCGCCGGTTAACATTTTCTTTTTTACGAATTatgtgaacttttttgaatatcTACAAACCTTTTAAAAATTCCAACGGTTTTTTTCAGATTGATGAACTTTTATTATCTATGAAAtattttgaaatttgatgaacattttctgAACATGTATGAACTTCTTTTaagttcaatgaactttttctaaaagtagattaactttttttgaatttctatgaactttttccaaatttaatGAAAATATTAAAAATTTAATGACCTTCTTCTAAATTggatgaatttttttcaatttgaataaactttttttcaaattgatgaacttttttcaaaattgatgaaccttttttaaaaATATGAACTTTTTTAAATAGATTAACCTTTTTTGATTTCATATTTTTTACTTTCgtaacaaaaaatagaaaaaaaactggGGCAACACGCTAGTGAGCCGGACCATGCTAGCAGCACTGCAGGCGCCGGATCATTAACGAGCGCCTGCAGCGCTGCATAGGAGCTCCCGCCTATTTGTGTTTTGAGCGTAATCATATTAGCCCATGACATATATCCGCAGGCAGAGAAGGCCCATAAGCCCATTTGAACGGCCGTACTGCAGGCCGCTCGAACTCCTAAATTCTTGAAACAGAACTCCCTCCTCGTTTTTATCGGCGGAAAATATCTATATAGCTTATAACGAGATGCGCTCTCCTCGCCCGCTCTGGGTCGGACAGTACTGCGGCAAGGTTTTCGGCTTTTTAGTATAGACTAGAGAAATGAAATATTTTTTCATGCTGTATTTTTTAATTctatttctttgttttctttcagttctttttagttttttctgttttcttgttTTTTCTCGCTTTTTTATGATTTGTCTTTTCTGGATTTCTTTCGGCTTTTAACACAATTCCACGTTTTTCATATACACTAGAtatatttttatacatgtttaacattttttaaatacatgattattaTTTCTTGAAATATATatattttgatgaattttttcatACACATAATATTTTGTTATACAGGCAAACAGCCTTATACACATTTACCATTTcacaaatacatgattaacaattttttgaaatatatgttttGAGGTCTACTTATTTCATACAGATTGCATATTTTTCGCATATAGGAGGGACTGTTTTACATACtattaaacattttttaaatacaggTTTAACATTTTTTCCAGAATTgtattttgatgtctacttttttcatacaaATGGTACACTTTTCATATACATAATAAACATTTTATCAATACATGTTTAACAATTTTGAACTACAATATTAACACAATTAAAAACCTTTTTatacattttgaacatttttttgatgTTTTGTTACATATTAAGCATTTTTTACaaatgttttgatgtctactttttttcatacatattgaacattttttatatacatagaAACATTTTTTCTTATTCATGTTTGACATGTTTCAAGTACATGATTAACAATTTTCTTTTCATACATATTATATATTTTTCCTATACATGAAGaacatttttctatacatgttcaatatttatctacaacatgattaatatttttgaaACATCATTTTCTTATGTCTACTTTTCACCATACACCAtgtacattttttatatacaccATAAACAatatttatacatgtttaacattttctgtcatatatatgttttgatgtctactttttccatatatgttgtacatttttcgtatacattagaaacatttttctatacacgtcTAACATGTTTAAAATGTATAATTTGGCTTCCTCGTTTATTGATTGCTTGTAATCCCCACAATACCATTGAGTGAGCGTCATAGAATCCTGAAGGCGTGAAGTAGAATTTCTTTGAACCTTGATTGTGTGTGTTCATTCACATTTATTCGAAAATTTGTGTAAAGTGATTTTTGTAACATATATGTTTAAGATAATTAGAAATATCAGTAAAAgtaaaaaacaaaattaaaaaacaaaaaagTTAAAAGACGAGCACTTAAGTCATGTGGACGTGGAGTGCGATGGCGCGGCTCATTGTCGTCTGCTTCAGGTGAAACCCTGTTCGGTCTCGCACTAAGCGAAACATAGTCGCACCCGTTTTTCTCTCCGTAAGGTGTAGAGAAGTCAAAGCATgtaaaagaaccccccccccctcctcctcaTACTTAATTTCTCAGAGGTAAGAGAACAGTTAATTCAGCTGTTGACTGACCAAGGCACATTTTAATACATGAATTTTGTTAATTGTTTTCCTAGAAACGTGGTGAAAAGTTTAAAAGCAAAATTAATATGACTATATTTTGACATGTAATGAGTACTATACCTCTTTGTTCGTTACTATAAAATATGTCAGGCATGTGCTTTTTTTCTGCGGGATACATGTCTATATTATGTCTGTAAGTATGATATTTCTTAATCTTATCTCATCCCGTGGTTATTGATAAAAAATCATGTTATATGTACATCATGTTAACGTCACTTGAATGTATAAATATCTTTTTTTACTTAAATATGCATAATAATGAGTATTTTTTTATGTGTGTATGTGTCACGAATGACAGGAATACAATTTCTGCAAATATCCTATGTGTTTTAAAAAATTGACAAAGACCTATGTGTTTAATATAGAGTatatcttatggatctagaaaagGATATATTCATATGTATTTCTTATGGATGTCACATCATTAGCTTAAATAATATGATCTTCTAAAATGTCGTGTCAACACAAGAGGAATTAGTACATGGTTTCTACTATTGCCTTGTAACTAAATAAAGATTGAAATTGTAATTCCCACAAAAAAATTGTAAGATAATATTAATTACAATTAATATGGAGTATTTTTCTTATTTGACTTTATGTTTTGATGGATTATAATAATTTTAATTGGTAGTAGAAGTCAATAATCCACACTAACCCTACAAGACCATTAACATCTTCTTACGACGCAAGAAGTAATGGTAATATCACCCAAATCATGATAAATTAAGAGCTCATATTGACTCAGGAGCATCTTATAAGAGTTCAATAATAATCAGAAAAATTACCTAGTCATCGCCTGATGCAATTCTCCTCCACAACTTGCCATGAACTCTGTCGACAAATAGTCACTAACCTTCACATCTCTGCAGCAATAAGATTTCTATTGACCTAAAGACGAAGGAAAAATAAATATCAGTGTCACATAAGCATCCCGGAAACAGAAAACTACTTACTCTGTCCTAAAATATATGAATGTTTTTAACACTACGCAATGTTAAAAAGGtttttatattgtgggacggagggagtaggtaattACATAACACGCTATGTTACTTCTTGTTTTACAAAGTCGGTGTCAATATCTCAATCCTCTGTGATAGTTTGGGGCTGCTGGATAATTTATCTCAATGTTGAGTTGTAGTGCCcgaggcgggagtaacaaggttTCAGGTTTGTTTGGTCAGTGACCTTAGTAGCCTACAAAAATGGCTGCCTGAGAGTAGGTGGAGACTTCAACATTTTTTGCATCACAGGCATGCTTGGAAAAAATACTTGTTTGGTTTGTTGCCTGAGCCTAAAAAACGCATGTAAATCATACAAGACAATTACTTCAATGATTTAATAGATTTGCACAATAGTTGTATTTAAGTTGCCTGAATTTGCAATTTGGGTAAATCTGTTTtgtgggaggaggaagaaagctGAACGAAAAAAGAATGACGTCCACTGGATCTTAATTAACCCAATGACCCAGGAAATCGACTAACCAAAATAAATTTTCAGGCGACTCACGTAAACAAAAGTGTCACTTACCGTGTGGTATACGTGGTGACCAATCTAAACTTCACGGAACAAAGTGTGCCACTTTCCGTTTCAATGTCACAAGTAAGCAAGATGTCGAAACAAAACGCAAGAATGCAAGAAGGCGCATACGGAGAGCATAAACCAGCCGTAATTTCTAACAAACAACAATAATCTTTTTCctcacaaaaacaacaacaatctTTCACAAACCTTTCGCACACAACTGTAGTTGAGACCATCAATAATCGAAACGCGGAGCTGTGTGTTGGAGCGGCGTCTTCAGCCCATGCAACTATGCCGACTGCGGCGAGCAGCCGGCATCGGAATAATCGGCAACTCCTGCATCGATGGCGAGTGTCCATGGGACGAGCCAGGACGCCACATAACCAGGTGAGGCTTCGAGCTCGGCCGGTGGCGTCAGGGCGGCGCAGAGCGCCTTCAAAGTGCTTCAGCGCCACCGCCTGACGTACAGCACGCTGGCTGGGCACGTCGCCAAGGGTTAGCCGTGTCTTGTTCATGGTGGCCCTGCCGCCCTGCATCTTCATGCGTGGCCCTGCCGCCGTGTCTTGTTGGGAGGCTCACAGCTTTCTGCTACAGGGGCACTCG comes from Triticum aestivum cultivar Chinese Spring chromosome 5B, IWGSC CS RefSeq v2.1, whole genome shotgun sequence and encodes:
- the LOC123112455 gene encoding uncharacterized protein isoform X2, with product MGLAVPLPEKPSEEAQKAEEAVDAAGQGQEKRPDKAPETGGPSGATGQLQETPPGEASKTGKAGGDGVQPLTVAYLSHAATTAPPSEEYIKMMAYEMEKSRKTDPSLSPPSSVPKKFKK
- the LOC123112455 gene encoding uncharacterized protein isoform X1 — translated: MGLAVPLPEKPSEEAQKAEEAVDAAGQGQEKRPDKAPETGGPSGATGQLQETPPGEASKTGKAGGDGVQPLTVAYLSHAATTAPPSEEYIKMMAYEMEKSRKKTDPSLSPPSSVPKKFKK